DNA sequence from the Paramormyrops kingsleyae isolate MSU_618 chromosome 14, PKINGS_0.4, whole genome shotgun sequence genome:
TTTAAACAAAAACGTGTTCAAAACCTGTGGACTGAAAACAGGAGAGAACTGCCTAAATGATAATCAAAGTGGCGTTCAGGCTGTCATTTTAGTGGAACCCGGTACTTCTTGGGTAAAGGTTAAATATTCATGACATTCCTATTTCCAAGTTCGTATTGTTTTGTATAGAATATGATAAACAGTGGCGTATAAGAAACGAAATGCGTGACTAAATTTGATGCGCAATGGAACGCATTCCTTGATGAAAAGTGTATTTTCATATAAGATCATGTGTCACGTTCATCGTTATTTTCTTTCCCCCCAGGATGAACAGAACTGCGCGCGCGTTCTGTGCTTTGGCATTCGTTACGGGGCTGCTTTCCTGCCAGGCAGACGGCAAGGGGAATCGTGGATCCCAGGGCGCCATCCCTCATCCAGAAAAAAACAACCCCAACGAATCGGAGCATCAGCCGCAGTCACCGCAACCGGGTACCGGGTCCCGGGGCAGAGGAAGGGGGTCTGCCGTGCCTGCAGAGGAAGTTTTGGAGTCAAGTCAAGAAGCCTTGCATGTCACCGAGCGTCGCTACCTGAAACGGGACTGGTGCAAGACCCAGCCGCTAAAGCAGACTATCCACGAGGAAGGGTGCGTCAGTCGCACTATCATTAACAGGTTCTGCTATGGGCAATGCAACTCCTTTTACATACCCAGGCACGTTCGCAGAGAAGAAGGCGCCTTCCAATCTTGCTCCTTCTGCAAGCCTAAAAGGTTTACCACCATGACTTTCACTCTGAACTGTCCGGACCAACAACCCCCCACCAAAAAGAGACGCGTTCAGCGCGTAAAGCAGTGCCGGTGTATTTCAATTGACCTGGACTAGATCCGTGTCCTAATGGTATTCCTTCGATTTGTTTCCGTTTTATCTACGAAGGGAAATGCTCACCTATGGCGCATCACCGCATGGCAATTAAAGGGATTCGTTTCCCACCAGCAGAATTGCGGCAAATCGTCACACCCACAAAGGATAGAGGGAAATGTCATTTGGTGTGAAGTCAGTGCATTATTAGCAAGGAAATCAAAACCCGATTTTTAGTCACACACGCAGCCTACAATCAAAGCCACACTATACACGTTTCGTTCACAGCGCCATTCACTGACATTACCGACAGTTCAGTAGGCATAGCAAAAGTTGTGGAATTTTCACACTGCAAACCGCTGTTTGACCTATTGCCATATTCACCGTTGTGTGCGCCATCCGCTAAAAGATTGCAGAACTTGGCCTGCTCATTTGAACACAGTAAGCCTGAAATCCGATGGAGGAGATCTAGTCATattcagtattttaaaaagcatttatgGACAGCAACAACAACCGTCTGGACACCATCAAGGCGGGTATGCTTTATAGCCTAACCATTTCCACCTGAGTAGTCTATTATGCATTTTGTGGGAGTTTAAATATTGACTGAGCACCAAATAGTTTCCACTATGTGGAATGAGAAAGAGAAATGataatatttaatgtaattatgACAAGTTTGTATCAATAATATGAATGTTACTTGGACTCTAGTGAATCTCTCTTGGTCTGCACTGTTTATGTCAGTTCATGTAATTTAGGGAAGAAAAAGCTGTTTGTCGAAATGTAATTGGACCCACCCAGAACTATTAAACAATTGTACAAGGTCAAATGTACATAATTGTGTAATAATGATAATCTCTTAGCTGCCTGACTCCTTGAAAACTGTAAAGTGGTCGTATATAGTACTGCAAGGTAACACCTGTTATCCTAAATGTAATTTCATTTcatataattactgttacatAAATTGCAGCAGGATTACTGCTTTTCCGAGAgcaaattaaatgttttggaAAACAACAACCGTAGTGGAGCCGTAGTTTTGAGGCGGTTACTAATCGCTTGCTTCAAGCCTGCACATTGAAACCCGGGGCTGGACATCTTTTGCACACAAGCCACGGCGAGGTTAAGTGGGTCGTATATAATTTCTAAATCGCAACTTTATACTCTGATTTCACGCAGAGAATTTTATGCATCAAGTTAACCTGAAACACCAAATAAACACATCCTCTCCAGTGATGGGCAACTTTCTTCCAGGTCGGAGCCAGCCTCTTGCTGGGCTTTTATACGTTTCTTTAGACGCTTGGATACATTCTGTCGTAAAGCGATATAATTTATGAGTGAAGACCAAAAGAAAAGAGATTATATGTCAGGCACAACAACCTTTTCAATAACCTCTTGAAAATATGTTATCCACGTTAACTACTGGTCTCCTACTAGCTCAGGAAACCTGTCAAAGGCACAAGTCTCTATCCTACGCATTTCAGAATGTAACCCTTTAGGCTAGCCGGACAAAAACCGGCTGTCTAGGAAAATTATTAACTTTTGAACTCGCAATCTATACTTCGCAAATTTCTGAGGTCCACCACGTAATTTTAAAGATGAATGTCTACCCACAGAAAGCACTGCAAACCCACAGTACCCCCTCTTTATTTAAATGATGGCAAACAATTTATAAGGACATGCAACCATATCATTTAACAAACGTGGCCTAATTGAACAACATATGCAAGCATATTTATGTGAACATTTTCTAACGACTGTTTAAAAAACCTGGCAAGTTAATgcgaaaaatgctaatgctacgctaaaataatgttttgaaaaatcgaattaaaatttatttaaataatctACATCAAAACTGTGCAAGTAATCTAAGTTACATGCAAAGGAACTTAGAGACAGACAACGCGCACCTTCATTGCCTTAATACGTGTAAACTGTCTTTCCTATGTTATGCAATCGATTATTAGACGTACACCTTTCTGGTATTTACTAAACAGACAAGAACTGTCTTTGGGCTAATGTGACAAAGAAAAACAGCTCAACAGTTCATCCGCCTTTCCAGACATGCAGCAGGGGTCTTTACTTGTGTCAGATTTTCCCAGCCAGGTCAGCTACATTAAAAACGTGTTTATTTGATTTATCACCAGTATTTCCGTGTAAGTAATATCGTATTTTTCGTAACTATAGGTGGTGCTGGGCTGTATATTAAACGTTACTCAAATGACTGAATTATACTTACTTGGACTGTTCCAAAAAGTCCATTAACAGTGCCCAAGAACACAAACATAGCAGCACGTTTCAACCACATCAGTTTAGATCAGTCCGGGTTCACTgatttgctgttttatttttctacaCACTACTGCGCTTTTATAAAGCCCTTCATCAACCTGCCCAAGTCCCAGACCTTACCCTcttccatttttttctttaacccGCAGTTTTATGAATCTTAGATGCTATCAACAGATATAGACAACACACATGGCGGTGCGTTTTTTACAATCATCAACACTGCCGATACAACAGGGTTGGGCCAGTAcagtttcatttatttaaaggatCGATAACGTATCAAAGCTGTCGTTTTCTTCACGCCAAAAGAAGGCCACATTTTTTATGCGAAAATAGTAGCCCAtgttcaattcaattaaaaacGAAAAAATAAGTCTTTCAGATAATTTATCTATAGTCTGTCAAGAACACATCCATCCCTTAGATATTTCATGTCAGTGTGCTGGGGCACCTGTCGCTAATTTACACATCAAAGAAATGTCCATTATAAATTTCACAAATGAAGAAAAGAACACAGGTGaaacaaatgcaaattaaaGTTTTAGAATCCTAAAACTTTTGCTCATACACTTATATGGACATACTAAATTTTACCCACTGTAAAGGTTACGTCATTTTGATTGTACCCGTGAGGGCCACCCGTCAAAGCTAATACAAGACCATAGTGTGTTAAAGATGTGCAACACTTCTGcaatatgaaaaatataaagcttcaaaacaaaacactaGTTAATTAAACGTTATACTTCAAAAGCATACATACTCTAGGGTATATATCAGGCCTAGATCTTTGAGGTCATTTATTTAGAGGTAAATCGATGCTTAATGAATTAGAATAAAAAATTTCCGACCTGGTTCCCAATTTAAGCCATACAGAAAACTAACCCCAACAGGGCATTTGTCAGTCATTGGGgctaaaacaaaataaaacacataattaaagGTCAGAGAACTTTCATCAaggtgcatatatatatatatatatatatatatatatatatatgtgtgtgtgtgtgtgtgtgtgtgtgtgtatatatcttcattgaatatatttttatatttttgttatttccACGAATAAAATAGGGAACATGgttttttaaaacaatgcaaCAACACACTGTAATGCATGTTTTCAGGTACTGCGAGGAAAATAAAAATGGTTGCATAGGAATTGAAACAGAGTTTAAAAGTGCAATATGCCTTAACCAGCACCACAAGGATAACTGGAAGATTATGGCACAGTACATAAAGCTATTGCAGTGCTTAATATCTTAACTTCATGGTTTACTTTCCATATCACAGCTATATTCCTACATTTTAAAGATCATTTCAGTAGAGCAATAAACTATCGATTTGGGATTGAGGATCCCACGGCAAACAGTCAAGCATTTTTGTAACAACCTTGTTTAGTAAAGCTCACTAACCTACTGAATGCTCTAGTCACCTGAGTATCTGAGCCCCAGCTGTAATCCCTGGACTTTCTTACACTGGTCCAAAAGGGGTCACTGTGGAGAAGTTTGGAAAACATGCAGGCATACACTGATCAGCTTACACCTTTCCTATACTTTCACAAAAACATAACATCTTCCCATTTACAGAGGAGAATTATTCATATACTGCAAATTCAACTCTGTCGACTCCAGTGTTTACTGCAACGGAAAGATTCGCACTGTTTAAGTGTTTCTGGCGTCTTCCTTCGATGAGTTGTGTAAATCCTGTTTGGAGATCACTGTGTTGACATTGTGTTCACCTTTGTATGCTACACATTTGCAACTCCAGATGCAATGGAGTTctgccaggatgccagtctctGAAGATGCCTGCCCATGGATTGCAGGTTTCGGCACCTCAGCAGTCTCCACTGCAGACATGCTGAATGTTCCCCAGGCAGTGGTGAAAGCACTACAAGGCAATGAGTCTCACTGAGAATTCACTGTCAAGCTCAGAGGTGCAATACTATATAAATTTCAGCGTTAGCATACCACACTTTTAGAAGTCCACAAATAGTAGCAGTCAGTCAACTTCCTGTTGACAAAGACTGTGGAGAAAGCAGCATCCAACCCATAACCAACCTCAGCAGGGTAGTGGGCACAGGTGCTCCTCTGTGCCACCTTGTTTTAGCATCAAGGGGGAGCGGGTGATGGAGGAAATTGCAGCAATGTGGGTAGGTCGGATGCCTAGGTAGAGTGGTTGGTGGCTGGCAGACAGGGCTTTCGCAAATGACACCCTCATTTGCTTTTGCAAATGACACCACATCTTTCAATCCCTCAGCTGGAGGACACGTTGGCTTCCTTCTGGCGAAGTCTCTCTTTCTGTAAGAACAAGTGATGTCACTCAGCTACGGTCTATTTGGGCACAGAACTAAATCTCTCAATTGGATTGCACGATGAAACATCAAAGATGCGCAACTCGTAGAGTTAAACTTGGACAGTGCAAAAGCAGCACGAGCTACAGAACCAGCATGCGGAACATGGAGACATACTGTATCAGGCATGAGTATGTTTGGGGGCTCACAGCTTGTTAACCGGCATGAATGACGAGCTACCAAAAAACCATCTTATTTAAAAGTTTATCACAAAACATGCCTGTATGTACTGTAAATAGTGCATGTATCGGAGTGCAGAAAAATCATAAAAAGTTTATGTTTGAATCAGGATATCTAGCAGATATCACTGCTTATGTCTGAAGTAGGCATTCCAACATTCCTTCTAGGATGGGCTGACTGCCGTCATGGGGGCAGACGCTACGGCGATGTGTACACTCTGTTTATCTTAGACTGAACTCAATGTTCACTACGGCAGGGTACTGTAACCTGTTCTCTCATTGTCAGATGACTGTCATTCACTGCATACAGTACAGATATGTAACCCTGATAGAAAACCAAGGGCAGCTCCGTGATGTAAAAATGTGTCATATTCATAACACAAAGAAGCGAAAAAAAGCCACAATGCAAAACACTTGGTTTTCTATTTTCAAAGAAAAAACAGATTGTTACCTAATTTGAAACAGGACTTCACTTAGCTTCTAATGATTTTCTATGGGATATAGGTTTGGATCAAATATGGATTTTgtattgaagaaaaaaaaactctatgTCTAAAATATATCTGTTCTTAAGTGTGCATGTTTAGTGCCTTCATTAACGGAATATGAACTAATCAGCATTTATAGCCTTCATCAGGCTATAAAACAGGAATAAACCCAAATACAATCGACAGATGTCAAATCTCACTGACCACACAGCACATATGTAATCACTGACAAACATTTAAACGGTGCTTGGGTCTTTACTGCTCTTGTTAGAGCCTAAAACAAGAGGAATGTAATCGAGAAATCGATAATTAAAattcaaaagaaaaataattacatataataataataataataataataataataataacataaaagTACTATAGCTATAAGAATAATGCCAGTATTACCAAAAcaaatttattatattattatattataaatacacaatatcattattataatatattgtaaaacaCTAAACATATACAAATAACAAAGATAATCATTTCTGAAATACGTTCTTATAGACTTTGGTCTATTACCAGAGCCAAGTGGTTAAGAATGTGGACAGTATGAGGCAGAAGAAGCCCTGCTGTAGGACTTTTGGGTGAATACAGCCTACATTGCATCAATAAAAACTCAAATAAATAATGAGCTAAGTTCAAGCAGCCCTCAACAGCTCAGCTTAAAACAGAAACATCTGGTAAGTGACTATGGTGAACAAACAGAGAGTTACCCTAGTCCTGTTTGCTAAAATGCTTGGGCAGCTCCAGGCCATTTAAAGCTGagagacaggagacaggggtGATGGAGTGATGAACTCTTACCAGGCTTTTGGGGTTGAGCTTCTTGGTCTCTACCCTCTTTTCTGCTGTCATCCTGTCCACCGTGTCCTGAGCCTCTTTAATCCTGGAAGGGAGAAAGACAACCATGACCAAAACCAACAGTTGAGATGGCCATGGAAAAGAGATGGTTCTTGGCAACCCTCCCAGGAATGAAAACACTCACTTCAAGAAGTGAGACTGTGACTGGAAGGAGGGCTGGGGGTACCAGGTTGTGTTCTATGCTTAATGAATATTCCCTGCCTGTGTGAGAGACCTGCCAGGGCCAGACACATCCACAGGACGCATTCCCACTCATATAGGACTGGCAGACAACATGTCAATGCTGTCAAgccaaaaaatgtaaacatgctGAAACCACAGAAAGCGAGGAGAAGGTTAACATTTAGTGCAAATGAACATGCTATCTGACCTGAGTGAAGGCTTGGGAAAGGGCTTTTCCAAAATGCGGAGACATAGAGCTGCCTGGTATTTCAACATAGATTGAAAAATGAGTGTATCTACAGTTGCCGGTGTGGCGTGTTCACTCTACTCAATCTACATTAAGTGAAGCACAGCGTAGAGGTGGGACCATGAGCAGAGCACACAACCCCCAGGGAGGAAGGATCACTAGAGCTGAGCCTAGAGCTCATCATTCCTGCATCAACCAGAGTGTACATTCAGGGGACACTCTTAGTGAGAAAGCCACCTGCTAGCAATGAGCCGAATGAACTGCCATTCACGTCTTTACATCAGAGAAGCTTTGCAGAGACCAGCAGCCAAACTCCCCTCTTTCCATCTGGTTGACTGTCTAGCTGGTGACACAAGCACTTGGGTAACAGCAAATCGCATCATGGCTGCTTCCTGCCACCTCACACACTGTTTCCTTTGGAAtacttttaattgaaataaacaatCTTGGATGACACAATCACTGTCTACTTACCTCGCTGTACAATTTGCAGTTTATGGGGCAAAAAATATGTATAGAAAATTTATGAGATAATAAAGAgtattttcaaaaaataaaGCCCACACAAATACACTCTAGATTTTTATGAGTCTACAAATAGTATTAAGAATAAAGTTAATTGTACCTAAGCACCTTCAGCTGTGGATGAAATGGGGCAAGACTGTCTAATAAATAACTAAAAGTAAAAACCACAAGGATCATGGGATGCTTTTTAACAGCATTAGCTCTGCACAGACTCTGCTTAACACCTTCTACGGACTCTCTTCATAGATTCTGTACCAGTCCTATCACTTTGACATTGCTATTTTACATGAAATAACAAAAATGCTTACAGAGTAGAAATGGCAATAAAATAGATTAGTCCTgacattaattacatttatgTCAATATTTTTTATAGTGACTCCTGGATTCCCTAAAGTGCTGCagaaattttattttgatttccGCAGTCTAATGTGAACACTCCAGCCTGTAAAGTATTCAGTGAGTTAGAAATGATTTATTAACCCCCGTCATCCTGTGCTTTCAAAGCGTTCCGGAGAGCTTTTGATGAAAACTTTGTGCCATGGACACTAGCTTTTTACAAAGGCAGTGATTTCTCTATTTTCCCAAAAGCCACCACACACCCAGTGTGGACTGG
Encoded proteins:
- the LOC111838865 gene encoding gremlin-1, with translation MNRTARAFCALAFVTGLLSCQADGKGNRGSQGAIPHPEKNNPNESEHQPQSPQPGTGSRGRGRGSAVPAEEVLESSQEALHVTERRYLKRDWCKTQPLKQTIHEEGCVSRTIINRFCYGQCNSFYIPRHVRREEGAFQSCSFCKPKRFTTMTFTLNCPDQQPPTKKRRVQRVKQCRCISIDLD